In a single window of the Streptomyces liliiviolaceus genome:
- a CDS encoding hydroxymethylglutaryl-CoA lyase — protein MTQDNRTPDETRRVRMREVGPRDGFQNEPETIGTADKIRLINALGRAGFTRIEVASFVRPDVIPQLADGVEVLKGIDLPDEVERMVLIPNSKGLDNALKVRDLFEAATLFVSASQTHNRKNINRTVEETMADVKVMGERVTAEGLKFCAVIATSFGCPYEGKVSMDRVLDLAEEFAGAGATEIGFGDTTGMANPAYVSRFFTAARERLPRVELTAHFHNTRGQGLANAYAALEAGCTSFESSFGELGGCPVPAGSTGNIATEDLVSMFHEMGVETGLDLEKIIEAARAAQGTLGRKLTSHSIVAGPVHWDLAAS, from the coding sequence ATGACGCAGGACAACCGCACTCCGGACGAGACCCGTCGCGTACGCATGCGGGAGGTCGGGCCGCGTGACGGGTTCCAGAACGAACCGGAGACGATCGGGACCGCCGACAAGATCCGGCTGATCAACGCGCTCGGGCGGGCCGGGTTCACCCGGATCGAGGTGGCGAGCTTCGTCCGGCCGGACGTCATCCCGCAGCTCGCCGACGGCGTCGAGGTGCTGAAGGGCATCGACCTGCCCGACGAGGTCGAGCGGATGGTGCTGATCCCCAACAGCAAGGGACTCGACAACGCGCTGAAGGTACGCGACCTGTTCGAGGCCGCCACCCTGTTCGTCAGCGCGTCCCAGACCCACAACAGGAAGAACATCAACCGGACCGTCGAAGAGACCATGGCGGACGTGAAGGTGATGGGTGAGCGTGTCACCGCCGAGGGGCTGAAGTTCTGCGCGGTGATCGCGACCTCGTTCGGCTGCCCCTACGAGGGCAAGGTGTCCATGGACCGGGTCCTGGACCTCGCCGAGGAGTTCGCCGGGGCCGGGGCCACCGAGATCGGCTTCGGGGACACCACCGGCATGGCGAACCCGGCCTACGTCTCACGGTTCTTCACCGCCGCCCGGGAGCGGCTGCCGCGGGTCGAACTGACCGCCCACTTCCACAACACCCGAGGCCAGGGGCTGGCCAACGCCTACGCCGCACTGGAGGCGGGCTGTACCAGCTTCGAGTCGAGCTTCGGCGAACTCGGCGGCTGCCCGGTCCCGGCCGGCTCCACCGGCAACATCGCCACCGAGGACCTCGTGAGCATGTTCCACGAGATGGGCGTCGAGACCGGCCTCGACCTGGAGAAGATCATCGAGGCCGCGCGTGCGGCACAGGGCACCCTGGGTCGCAAGCTCACCAGCCACTCGATCGTCGCGGGCCCCGTTCACTGGGACCTGGCGGCGAGCTGA
- a CDS encoding SDR family NAD(P)-dependent oxidoreductase, translating into MSNRVAFVTGGAQGIGKGIATTLGAQGFKVAVADMNLETGTQTAKEINGAGGTAIAVEVDVTSTASVQAAVRTVEEELGPIEVVVNNAGWDDFMSFVDTTEEFWDKILDINFKGALRVVKAIAPGMIERGFGRIVNIGSDAGRVGSSLEAVYSGSKGGIIAFTKTLAREVATKGVTANSVCPGPTDTPALRKFVDGAGQNAEKVIAGMTRAVPMKRLGTPEDIGPAVAFFASDAAGFITGQTLSVSGGLTMA; encoded by the coding sequence ATGAGCAACCGCGTCGCCTTCGTCACCGGAGGCGCCCAGGGCATCGGCAAGGGCATCGCCACCACACTCGGGGCGCAGGGGTTCAAGGTGGCCGTCGCCGACATGAACCTTGAGACCGGGACACAGACCGCCAAGGAGATCAACGGCGCGGGCGGCACGGCCATCGCCGTCGAGGTCGATGTCACGAGCACCGCCTCGGTACAGGCCGCCGTGCGCACGGTGGAGGAGGAGCTCGGCCCGATCGAGGTCGTCGTCAACAACGCAGGCTGGGACGACTTCATGTCCTTCGTCGACACCACCGAGGAGTTCTGGGACAAGATCCTCGACATCAACTTCAAGGGCGCGCTGCGGGTCGTCAAGGCGATCGCGCCCGGCATGATCGAGCGCGGCTTCGGCAGGATCGTCAACATCGGCTCCGACGCGGGCCGGGTGGGCTCCTCGCTGGAGGCCGTCTACTCCGGGTCCAAGGGCGGCATCATCGCCTTCACCAAGACCCTGGCCCGCGAGGTGGCCACCAAGGGCGTCACCGCCAACAGCGTCTGCCCCGGTCCGACGGACACCCCGGCCCTGCGCAAGTTCGTCGACGGAGCCGGGCAGAACGCCGAGAAGGTCATCGCCGGTATGACCCGGGCCGTGCCGATGAAGCGGCTCGGCACCCCTGAGGACATCGGCCCCGCCGTCGCCTTCTTCGCCTCCGACGCCGCCGGCTTCATCACCGGCCAGACCCTGTCGGTGAGCGGCGGACTCACCATGGCCTGA
- a CDS encoding enoyl-CoA hydratase/isomerase family protein yields MAERNVSGRNVSEDPTEVVTWKKEAPGIVHVTLARPPANALGPAILDGMHAAIDAAEKAGDVKVMVVSSALDGFFAAGADIKHLSKIDAESFTAYGDRMRAVNDRLAAAPFLSVAAVDGLALGGGLELAMACTLRVSGPRGKYGLPEVRIGLIPGAGGTQRLPQLVGRGRALDIMLTARQVPASEALAIGLVDRLTEGDVVEEALSLAAELTAGASLPAQLAVVRTVDAAFDLPVQQGFAFEAAQEQALFEDGEAAEGITAFIEKRRPDFA; encoded by the coding sequence ATGGCCGAGCGGAACGTGTCCGGACGGAACGTGTCCGAGGACCCCACAGAGGTCGTCACCTGGAAGAAGGAAGCGCCGGGGATCGTCCATGTGACGCTGGCACGTCCGCCGGCCAACGCCCTCGGTCCCGCGATCCTCGACGGGATGCACGCGGCGATCGACGCGGCCGAGAAGGCCGGGGACGTCAAGGTCATGGTCGTCTCCTCGGCCCTCGACGGCTTCTTCGCGGCGGGCGCGGACATCAAGCACCTCTCGAAGATCGACGCCGAGTCGTTCACGGCGTACGGCGACCGGATGCGCGCCGTCAACGACCGCCTCGCCGCGGCGCCGTTCCTGTCCGTCGCGGCGGTCGACGGACTGGCCCTCGGCGGCGGCCTGGAACTGGCGATGGCCTGCACCCTGCGGGTCTCCGGCCCTCGGGGGAAATACGGGCTTCCGGAAGTGCGCATCGGTCTCATCCCGGGAGCCGGCGGCACCCAGCGATTGCCCCAACTGGTGGGCCGCGGCCGGGCGCTGGACATCATGCTCACCGCCCGGCAGGTACCGGCGTCGGAGGCGCTCGCCATCGGCCTGGTGGACCGGCTGACCGAGGGCGATGTCGTGGAGGAGGCGCTGTCGCTGGCCGCGGAACTGACCGCGGGCGCCTCACTGCCGGCGCAGCTCGCCGTCGTCCGTACGGTCGACGCGGCCTTCGACCTGCCGGTCCAGCAGGGGTTCGCCTTCGAGGCGGCGCAGGAGCAGGCGCTGTTCGAGGACGGCGAGGCCGCGGAAGGAATCACCGCCTTCATCGAGAAACGGCGCCCGGATTTCGCCTGA
- a CDS encoding hotdog fold thioesterase produces the protein MAADGRTVSASMRTGPWLNAPRAGSAGGPVGGALGVLVDNVLGYAIMLDRPAGHWSVSSEISIDLCGPVPMDGSALLAEGSVTHSDSRGGISSGSVVDERGGLVAVCRQQGRWIRTLPAASPGSDSAGPAQGTDRRDLLELLDAQVKSTDGGAELELVATPELVNPLGNLHGGIGLCASDVAAHAALEAAGGPPSDTASVHIAYVRPVPRNTAVRFRASVEHAGRSFAVVRVTSVNENGRPCTIATVTTGVRT, from the coding sequence GTGGCAGCCGACGGAAGGACCGTCTCGGCGTCCATGCGGACGGGCCCGTGGCTGAACGCCCCGCGCGCCGGTTCGGCGGGCGGCCCGGTCGGCGGCGCGCTCGGGGTGCTCGTCGACAACGTCCTCGGGTACGCCATCATGCTCGACCGCCCGGCCGGCCACTGGTCGGTCAGCTCCGAGATCTCGATCGACCTGTGCGGGCCGGTACCGATGGACGGGTCCGCGCTTCTCGCCGAGGGGAGTGTTACCCACTCCGATTCCCGCGGCGGGATCTCCTCCGGCTCGGTCGTCGACGAGCGAGGCGGGCTCGTCGCGGTGTGCCGTCAGCAGGGCCGGTGGATACGGACGCTGCCCGCCGCGTCGCCGGGGAGCGACAGCGCCGGGCCGGCGCAGGGCACGGACCGGAGGGATCTCCTGGAACTGCTCGACGCGCAGGTCAAGAGCACGGACGGCGGCGCCGAGCTGGAACTGGTCGCGACGCCTGAACTGGTCAACCCGCTCGGCAACCTGCACGGAGGCATCGGTCTGTGCGCCTCGGACGTGGCGGCGCACGCCGCGCTGGAGGCCGCGGGAGGGCCACCGTCCGACACGGCGTCCGTCCACATCGCCTACGTGCGACCGGTGCCGCGGAACACGGCCGTGCGGTTCAGGGCGTCGGTGGAGCACGCCGGGCGCAGCTTCGCCGTGGTGCGGGTGACGTCCGTGAACGAGAACGGCAGACCGTGCACGATCGCCACCGTGACGACCGGTGTACGTACCTGA
- a CDS encoding CaiB/BaiF CoA transferase family protein: MKVVEIGSIGPGPFCAMLLADLGADVIRIDRARGAALVGPNADFRTELLHRGRRSVAVDLKHPDGPEAVLSLVERADVLIEGFRPGVTERLGIGPEDCHARNPRLVYGRMTGFGQDGPLAQTVGHDINYVAHSGVLSLIGRAGQAPTPPLSLVGDFGGGGMLLAFGVLAALWESRASGKGQVVDAAMSEGAALLGTAFFGYRQTGVWHERGSNIVDSGAPYYDAYETADGKWVAVGGMEAHFYAELIDLLGLAPDELPPQNDTAQWPRMKEIFAGAVRRRTRDEWVAAAEGRDVCLTPVLEPDEVGEDAHHRARGSFVEIAGLTQPAPAPRFSRTPATVDIPPPAPGEHTREALTAWGVPERTVAAWEAAGAVRVTGTG, encoded by the coding sequence ATGAAGGTCGTCGAGATCGGCAGTATCGGGCCGGGTCCGTTCTGCGCCATGCTGCTGGCCGACCTGGGCGCCGACGTGATCAGGATCGACCGTGCCCGGGGCGCCGCCCTCGTCGGCCCCAACGCGGACTTCCGCACCGAACTGCTGCACCGGGGACGGCGCTCCGTCGCCGTCGACCTCAAGCACCCCGACGGTCCGGAAGCGGTGCTGTCGCTGGTGGAGAGGGCCGACGTGCTCATCGAGGGTTTCCGGCCCGGCGTCACCGAGCGCCTCGGGATCGGCCCCGAGGACTGTCACGCCCGCAACCCCCGGCTGGTGTACGGGCGGATGACCGGCTTCGGCCAGGACGGTCCGCTGGCGCAGACCGTGGGCCACGACATCAACTACGTGGCGCACAGCGGTGTCCTCTCGCTGATCGGCCGGGCCGGCCAGGCGCCGACCCCGCCGCTGAGCCTCGTCGGGGACTTCGGCGGCGGGGGCATGCTGCTGGCGTTCGGCGTCCTCGCGGCCCTGTGGGAGAGCCGTGCCTCGGGCAAGGGGCAGGTCGTCGACGCGGCCATGAGCGAAGGCGCCGCCCTGCTCGGCACCGCTTTCTTCGGCTACCGCCAGACAGGCGTATGGCATGAGCGCGGCAGCAACATCGTGGACAGCGGTGCCCCCTACTACGACGCCTACGAGACCGCCGACGGCAAGTGGGTCGCGGTCGGCGGCATGGAGGCACACTTCTACGCCGAGCTGATCGACCTGCTCGGGCTCGCACCCGACGAGCTGCCCCCGCAGAACGACACCGCGCAGTGGCCCCGGATGAAGGAGATCTTCGCCGGGGCGGTCCGCCGGCGGACCCGCGACGAGTGGGTGGCCGCCGCCGAGGGCCGGGACGTCTGCCTGACCCCGGTCCTCGAACCCGACGAGGTGGGCGAGGACGCGCACCACCGGGCACGCGGATCCTTCGTCGAGATCGCCGGGCTCACCCAGCCCGCCCCGGCGCCCCGCTTCAGCCGTACACCCGCGACTGTGGACATCCCCCCGCCCGCGCCCGGCGAGCACACCCGGGAGGCGCTCACCGCCTGGGGTGTTCCCGAGCGGACGGTCGCCGCCTGGGAGGCGGCCGGAGCCGTGCGCGTAACCGGCACGGGCTGA
- a CDS encoding enoyl-CoA hydratase/isomerase family protein produces the protein MKSLEAVYETLTLEERSPGVVVVTLNRPQRYNAMTNTMFDELENVAVALDDEDDCRVVILTGAGKAFCAGYDLADAEDLPHLGALGMLDQQERAARALLALRTMRVPVIAAVNGPAAGGGLSLALAADIRLASPDAKFNAAFVRIGLSAGDLGASWLLTRLIGPAATSEICFTGRFVLADEARDLGLVNSVSDADSLLDDALTLARSIVANSPGGVQLSKRALQANLETASYAAALELENRGQALLTRGADMPEALAAFREKRAPVFTGR, from the coding sequence ATGAAAAGTCTGGAAGCGGTGTACGAGACGCTCACGCTGGAGGAGCGCTCACCCGGTGTCGTCGTGGTCACCCTGAACCGTCCCCAGCGCTACAACGCGATGACGAACACGATGTTCGACGAGCTGGAGAACGTGGCCGTCGCGCTCGACGACGAGGACGACTGCCGGGTCGTGATCCTCACCGGGGCGGGCAAGGCGTTCTGCGCCGGCTACGACCTCGCCGACGCCGAGGACCTGCCGCACCTCGGCGCGCTGGGCATGCTCGACCAGCAGGAGCGGGCGGCGCGTGCGCTGCTGGCGCTGCGCACCATGCGGGTCCCGGTCATCGCGGCGGTCAACGGCCCCGCGGCGGGCGGCGGTCTCTCGCTCGCGCTGGCCGCCGACATCCGGCTGGCCTCCCCGGACGCCAAGTTCAACGCCGCCTTCGTACGCATCGGTCTGTCCGCAGGCGACCTGGGCGCGTCCTGGCTGCTGACCCGGCTGATCGGACCCGCCGCGACCAGCGAGATCTGTTTCACCGGCCGTTTCGTCCTCGCCGACGAGGCACGCGACCTCGGCCTGGTGAACAGTGTCAGCGACGCGGACTCCCTCCTGGACGACGCCCTGACGCTGGCCCGGTCGATCGTGGCCAACTCACCGGGCGGCGTACAGCTGTCGAAGCGCGCCCTGCAGGCCAACCTGGAGACGGCCTCGTACGCCGCCGCCCTGGAGCTGGAGAACCGGGGACAGGCGCTGCTCACCCGGGGCGCGGACATGCCGGAGGCCCTGGCCGCCTTCAGGGAGAAGCGCGCTCCGGTCTTCACCGGCCGCTGA
- a CDS encoding enoyl-CoA hydratase/isomerase family protein, with translation MAHDLDLPDLETLSLEVLDAGVAVLRMNRPERMNSQTVRMFTEYNTVARALRDSGLRALILTGTGERAFCAGFDLDEIEVITTMGVREFLKFQETATGGIQAIRHLPFPVIAAVHGAATGGGMALALAADIRLVAPTAKFSAAFVKVGLSMGELGTSYNLSRLVGPGRAAEIGFTGRLVGAEEAVTIGLANRMVPSENLLDEALAMARLIAANSPGGVRMSKRAIQRNQEITSYAAALELENRGQALMSRTEDMPEALAAFKEKRAPQFTGK, from the coding sequence ATGGCTCACGACCTCGACCTGCCCGACCTGGAAACCCTGTCGCTCGAAGTGCTGGACGCCGGCGTCGCGGTGCTGCGGATGAACCGCCCGGAGCGGATGAACTCGCAGACGGTGCGGATGTTCACCGAGTACAACACCGTCGCCCGCGCCCTGCGGGACAGCGGACTCAGAGCGCTGATCCTCACCGGCACGGGGGAGCGCGCGTTCTGCGCCGGCTTCGACCTCGACGAGATCGAGGTCATCACCACGATGGGTGTGCGCGAGTTCCTCAAGTTCCAGGAGACCGCCACGGGGGGCATCCAGGCCATCAGGCACCTGCCCTTCCCGGTGATCGCCGCGGTGCACGGCGCGGCCACGGGCGGCGGCATGGCACTGGCCCTGGCCGCCGACATCCGTCTCGTCGCGCCGACGGCCAAGTTCAGCGCGGCCTTCGTCAAGGTGGGCCTGTCGATGGGCGAACTGGGCACGTCGTACAACCTCAGCCGTCTCGTGGGACCCGGCCGGGCCGCCGAGATCGGCTTCACCGGACGCCTGGTCGGCGCCGAGGAGGCCGTGACGATCGGGCTGGCCAACCGCATGGTGCCGAGCGAGAACCTGCTGGACGAGGCGCTGGCCATGGCGCGGCTCATCGCCGCCAACTCGCCGGGCGGAGTGCGCATGTCCAAGCGCGCCATCCAGCGCAACCAGGAGATCACCTCGTACGCCGCCGCGCTGGAGCTGGAGAACCGGGGGCAGGCGCTGATGTCGCGCACCGAGGACATGCCCGAGGCGCTGGCGGCCTTCAAAGAGAAGCGCGCGCCCCAGTTCACCGGAAAGTGA
- a CDS encoding phosphotransferase family protein yields the protein MTDEWTPEGLEALTRFLRERGLCEGTGELDVRRIGDGHSNLTFLVSGDTDTDTAGSDESAGADECGTGRVVVRRPPPPPTPPGAHDMLREARLVDALRDTPVPVPAVLATAQAGEVIDVPFYVMSFAEGPVVTTSTPSPLAAPATRRQIGEALVDVLAELHAIDWQAAGLGDLGRPEGFNARHLRRMGRLVADADGAPPPHFAAIERWLGAHVPPESGASIVHNDYRIGNVVLAPDAPGRIAAVLDWELATIGDPLFDVGYFLASVPEADSPRTPTEDLGTALLEEGYPTREELAGRYADRTGRDLSNLDWYTALAFWKLAVLYEYSRRRTVRGVGDPYYADQKLVQSFLAAAHRTAGLDEPPDAPADGSEAAPETAPEAVPDEETR from the coding sequence ATGACGGACGAGTGGACACCGGAGGGCCTCGAAGCCCTCACCCGTTTCCTGCGCGAGCGCGGCCTGTGCGAGGGAACGGGTGAGCTGGACGTCCGCCGGATCGGCGACGGCCACTCGAACCTGACCTTCCTGGTCTCGGGCGACACCGACACCGACACCGCGGGCTCGGACGAGAGCGCGGGCGCGGACGAGTGCGGCACCGGCCGCGTGGTGGTACGCCGCCCGCCGCCACCGCCGACGCCGCCCGGAGCCCACGACATGCTGCGCGAGGCACGGCTCGTGGACGCGCTGCGGGACACCCCGGTGCCCGTCCCCGCGGTGCTCGCCACCGCGCAGGCGGGCGAGGTGATCGACGTGCCCTTCTACGTCATGAGCTTTGCCGAGGGACCCGTGGTGACCACCTCGACCCCCTCGCCGCTCGCCGCCCCCGCGACCCGGCGGCAGATCGGTGAGGCCCTCGTCGACGTCCTCGCCGAGCTGCACGCGATCGACTGGCAGGCCGCCGGTCTCGGCGACCTGGGCCGCCCGGAGGGCTTCAACGCCCGCCACCTGCGCCGTATGGGCAGGCTGGTCGCCGACGCGGACGGCGCTCCGCCGCCGCACTTCGCCGCCATCGAGCGCTGGCTCGGCGCGCACGTGCCGCCCGAGTCGGGCGCCTCGATCGTGCACAACGACTACCGGATCGGGAACGTGGTCCTCGCCCCCGACGCCCCGGGACGCATCGCCGCGGTGCTCGACTGGGAACTGGCCACCATCGGCGACCCCCTGTTCGACGTCGGATACTTCCTGGCCTCGGTACCGGAGGCGGACAGCCCGCGGACGCCGACGGAGGACCTGGGCACCGCGCTGCTCGAAGAGGGATACCCGACCCGCGAGGAACTCGCCGGCCGGTACGCCGACCGCACCGGCCGCGACCTGTCGAACCTGGACTGGTACACCGCCCTCGCGTTCTGGAAGCTGGCCGTGCTCTACGAGTACAGCCGCCGCCGGACCGTACGGGGTGTGGGTGATCCGTACTACGCCGACCAGAAGCTGGTGCAGTCCTTCCTGGCGGCCGCGCACCGGACCGCCGGTCTCGACGAGCCGCCGGACGCACCCGCGGACGGGTCCGAGGCAGCACCCGAGACCGCACCCGAAGCCGTACCCGACGAGGAGACCCGATGA
- a CDS encoding DUF7064 domain-containing protein, with protein MTDDTFHDALVAPDTSGLPDRFFDRFVFNLHPVDASSPSVLIGLGVHPPKDVVDGFAVLVTGTEQRNVRFSTELSATDGASAGPFSWQVVEPMKTWKLVLGANPTGMEFDLLWHARTPAWTGEVNVDNDGPTPTSFAHLVQSGYYSGTLSIDGRQRSVDGWYGQRDRSRGVRTLSGGQGLHVWYQAQFPDRSIGFLLVETRQHDRLLLEGAVMHENGLLDDIVDVRHDLRFDDGLDLKGGTVEVTTESGEVYTVDTDASAGGGYMAGAGYGGHHGRPKGRDHIEHDVYPLDGTVSPRTLDSALTDRLASFTWNGTEGRGIFEFAMTRSRSYTYRPSLR; from the coding sequence ATGACGGACGACACCTTCCACGACGCTCTCGTGGCGCCGGACACCTCCGGCCTCCCGGACAGGTTCTTCGACCGGTTCGTGTTCAACCTGCACCCGGTCGACGCCTCGTCGCCGTCCGTCCTGATCGGTCTCGGCGTCCATCCGCCCAAGGACGTGGTGGACGGCTTCGCGGTGCTGGTCACCGGCACCGAGCAGCGGAACGTCCGTTTCTCCACCGAGCTGAGCGCCACCGACGGCGCGAGCGCCGGGCCGTTCTCCTGGCAGGTGGTCGAGCCGATGAAGACCTGGAAACTGGTGCTCGGCGCCAACCCCACCGGGATGGAGTTCGACCTCCTGTGGCACGCGCGGACACCGGCGTGGACCGGCGAGGTCAACGTCGACAACGACGGCCCCACTCCCACCTCCTTCGCGCACCTGGTCCAGTCCGGCTACTACTCCGGCACGCTGAGCATCGACGGCCGGCAGCGGTCGGTCGACGGCTGGTACGGACAGCGCGACCGCTCCCGCGGTGTGCGCACGCTGTCCGGGGGACAGGGGCTGCACGTCTGGTACCAGGCCCAGTTCCCCGACCGCTCGATCGGCTTCCTGCTCGTGGAGACCCGGCAGCACGACCGGCTCCTCCTGGAGGGAGCGGTGATGCATGAGAACGGCCTGCTCGACGACATCGTGGACGTCCGCCACGACCTGCGCTTCGACGACGGCCTCGACCTCAAGGGCGGCACGGTGGAGGTCACCACCGAGAGCGGCGAGGTGTACACGGTGGACACCGACGCCTCCGCGGGCGGCGGCTACATGGCCGGTGCCGGTTACGGCGGCCACCACGGCCGGCCGAAGGGGCGCGACCACATCGAGCACGACGTCTACCCGCTCGACGGCACGGTGTCCCCCCGCACCCTGGACTCGGCCCTGACCGACCGGCTGGCCTCGTTCACCTGGAACGGCACCGAGGGCCGCGGCATCTTCGAGTTCGCGATGACCCGCAGCCGCTCCTACACGTATCGGCCGTCGCTGCGCTGA
- a CDS encoding SDR family oxidoreductase, whose product MNDAPRSPFTSDLLAGKRILITGGGTGLGRGVARHLVEHGAEVHLWGRREAVLREAAEEASVSRPGSVHVHSVDVRDAEQVDAAMESLWSVHGPLTGLVNNAAANFIARTKDLSPRAFEAVSGTVMNGSFHTTLAAGRRWIADGLPGSVVSTLTTWVWTGSAFVVPSAMAKAGVHAMTMSLAVEWARYGIRLNALAPGPIPTDYAWEMLNPTERSSVGATQTDLIPAGRPGSIEELAHLTMFLISGACDYLTGQTIAMDGGQMLAGPGTFAGLTSLSDADWAEVRDRSRAATAASKEQRSV is encoded by the coding sequence GTGAACGACGCTCCGCGCTCGCCCTTCACCAGCGATCTGCTGGCGGGCAAGCGGATCCTGATCACCGGCGGGGGCACCGGTCTCGGCCGCGGTGTGGCACGGCATCTGGTGGAGCACGGCGCCGAGGTGCATCTGTGGGGCCGTCGGGAGGCGGTCCTGCGGGAGGCCGCCGAGGAGGCGTCGGTCTCGCGGCCCGGGAGCGTCCATGTGCACTCGGTGGACGTCCGGGACGCCGAGCAGGTCGACGCGGCGATGGAGTCCCTCTGGTCGGTCCACGGCCCGCTCACGGGGTTGGTGAACAACGCGGCGGCCAATTTCATCGCCCGGACGAAGGACCTCAGCCCGCGGGCGTTCGAGGCGGTCAGCGGCACGGTCATGAACGGCTCGTTCCACACCACGCTCGCGGCCGGCCGGCGGTGGATCGCCGACGGCCTGCCCGGCAGTGTGGTCTCCACGCTGACCACCTGGGTGTGGACGGGTTCCGCGTTCGTCGTTCCCTCCGCGATGGCGAAGGCCGGCGTGCACGCCATGACGATGTCCCTGGCCGTCGAGTGGGCCAGGTACGGGATCAGGCTGAACGCGCTGGCGCCCGGACCGATCCCCACCGACTACGCCTGGGAGATGCTGAATCCGACGGAGAGGAGTTCCGTCGGGGCCACCCAGACCGATCTGATCCCGGCCGGCCGGCCGGGCAGCATCGAGGAACTCGCCCACCTCACCATGTTCCTGATCTCCGGCGCCTGCGACTACCTGACCGGCCAGACCATCGCCATGGACGGCGGTCAGATGCTCGCCGGGCCCGGCACCTTCGCGGGCCTCACCTCGCTCTCGGACGCCGACTGGGCCGAGGTACGGGACCGCAGCCGGGCGGCGACCGCCGCGAGCAAGGAACAGCGCTCGGTCTGA
- a CDS encoding acyl-CoA dehydrogenase family protein: MELREEQKRFGAAVHAFSREQYATVAQRDAVTRGGTLSNSPQILAELAKLGWLGVSLPAEYGGGGAGFVDECVFLEESSRGLLPVTGYSTGLTAAQTYLRWGSQEQKGVIVSNLVAGRLEAIALSEPGAGSDLGGVRVRATRDGDAYVIEGQKTWTSAAHVAEHLLVLAREDSGGTKHEGLTLLMVPTDTPGLTIRGIDTMEAHTVNDVFFTDVRVPASAVVGRPLNAWKQLMRGLSVERLIIAAMSLGAARRSLDDVIAYVGQREQFGRSIGSFQAIRHRIADLATDVEFARAFLYDAAGRVDAGQEDALARESAMAKMRCTEIAKNTALEAMQMMGGYGYAREYGMEGQVRKALAPPIYGGTNEIQREIIAKSLL, translated from the coding sequence ATGGAGCTGCGCGAGGAGCAGAAGCGGTTCGGGGCGGCCGTCCACGCGTTCTCCCGCGAGCAGTACGCGACCGTGGCCCAGCGGGACGCCGTGACCAGGGGCGGGACGCTGTCGAACAGCCCGCAGATCCTCGCCGAGCTCGCGAAGCTCGGCTGGCTCGGGGTGTCCCTGCCGGCCGAGTACGGGGGCGGCGGCGCGGGCTTCGTGGACGAGTGCGTGTTCCTGGAGGAGTCCTCACGGGGCCTGCTGCCCGTCACGGGCTACTCGACCGGTCTGACCGCCGCGCAGACGTATCTGCGGTGGGGGTCGCAGGAGCAGAAGGGTGTCATCGTCTCCAATCTGGTCGCCGGCAGACTGGAGGCGATCGCGCTGAGCGAGCCGGGCGCGGGCTCCGACCTCGGCGGGGTGCGGGTACGGGCCACGCGGGACGGTGACGCGTACGTCATCGAGGGGCAGAAGACCTGGACCTCCGCCGCGCACGTCGCCGAACACCTCCTCGTGCTGGCCCGTGAGGACAGCGGTGGCACCAAGCACGAGGGTCTCACCCTGCTCATGGTGCCCACCGACACCCCGGGCCTCACGATCCGGGGCATCGACACGATGGAGGCGCACACCGTCAACGACGTCTTCTTCACCGACGTCCGGGTGCCCGCCTCCGCCGTGGTGGGCCGTCCTCTCAACGCCTGGAAGCAGCTCATGCGCGGGCTGAGCGTGGAGCGGCTCATCATCGCCGCGATGAGTCTGGGCGCGGCCAGGCGCTCCCTCGACGACGTGATCGCGTACGTCGGGCAGCGTGAGCAGTTCGGCCGCAGCATCGGCAGTTTCCAGGCGATCCGCCATCGCATCGCGGACCTCGCGACCGATGTCGAGTTCGCGCGGGCGTTCCTGTACGACGCGGCCGGCCGGGTCGACGCCGGTCAGGAGGACGCACTCGCCCGGGAGAGCGCGATGGCGAAGATGCGCTGCACGGAGATCGCGAAGAACACCGCGCTGGAGGCCATGCAGATGATGGGCGGGTACGGCTACGCCCGGGAGTACGGCATGGAGGGCCAGGTCCGCAAGGCGCTGGCGCCGCCCATCTACGGCGGCACCAACGAGATCCAGCGCGAGATCATCGCCAAGAGCCTGCTGTGA